One genomic segment of Pseudomonas fortuita includes these proteins:
- the mexE gene encoding multidrug efflux RND transporter periplasmic adaptor subunit MexE produces the protein MEQSLKPLRFPLAALAVVVISACGRTPDAVQAPAAPKVTVAKVIEQPINEWDEFTGRLEAPETVEVRPRVAGQIDQVAFTEGAQVKKGDLLFQIDPRPFQAEVRRLEAQLQQAKATAIRSANEARRGERLRDSNAISAELAESRSSAAAEARAGVDAIQAQLDLARLNLSFTRVTAPISGRVSRAQFTAGNIVTADVTPLTSVVSTDKVYAYFDADERVYLKYTQLAREGQRGQSTPVYLGLTNETGNPHLGQMNFVDNQVNPRTGTIRGRAVFDNRDGQFTPGLYARLKLVGSAQYDAVLINDEAVGTDLGKKFVLVMDKDNKAAYRAVELGPKLEGLRIVRSGLGKDDRIVVKGLQRVRPGSPVTPEETQMASEQTLAALAQQRQALEASNPAPKVAGNNVKVASAQAPRG, from the coding sequence ATGGAACAATCTCTCAAACCCTTGCGCTTTCCCCTCGCTGCCTTGGCAGTGGTGGTGATCAGCGCTTGCGGTCGAACCCCAGACGCCGTGCAGGCTCCCGCCGCGCCGAAGGTCACTGTGGCCAAGGTGATCGAGCAACCGATCAACGAATGGGACGAGTTCACCGGCCGCCTCGAAGCCCCGGAAACGGTCGAAGTTCGCCCGCGGGTCGCTGGCCAGATCGATCAGGTCGCCTTCACCGAAGGCGCCCAGGTCAAAAAAGGCGACCTGCTGTTCCAGATCGACCCGCGCCCGTTCCAGGCTGAAGTCCGCCGCCTCGAAGCCCAACTGCAACAAGCCAAAGCCACCGCCATTCGCAGCGCCAACGAAGCCCGCCGTGGCGAGCGCCTGCGCGACAGCAACGCCATTTCTGCCGAGCTTGCAGAATCGCGTAGCAGCGCTGCCGCCGAAGCCCGCGCCGGCGTCGACGCGATCCAGGCGCAACTCGACCTGGCGCGCCTGAACCTCAGCTTTACCCGCGTCACCGCGCCTATCAGTGGCCGCGTCAGCCGCGCCCAGTTCACTGCCGGCAACATTGTCACTGCCGATGTCACCCCGCTGACCAGCGTGGTGTCCACCGACAAGGTCTACGCCTACTTCGACGCCGACGAGCGCGTGTACCTCAAGTACACCCAGCTGGCGCGCGAAGGCCAGCGTGGCCAGAGCACCCCCGTGTACCTGGGCCTGACCAACGAAACCGGCAACCCGCACCTGGGCCAGATGAACTTCGTCGACAACCAGGTCAACCCGCGCACCGGCACCATCCGCGGCCGTGCAGTGTTCGACAACCGCGACGGCCAGTTCACCCCGGGGCTGTACGCACGCCTGAAGCTGGTGGGCAGCGCGCAGTACGACGCCGTACTGATCAATGACGAAGCTGTGGGCACCGACCTTGGCAAGAAGTTCGTGCTGGTCATGGACAAGGACAACAAGGCCGCCTACCGCGCCGTGGAACTGGGGCCAAAGCTGGAAGGCCTGCGCATCGTGCGCAGCGGCCTGGGCAAGGATGACCGCATCGTGGTCAAGGGCCTGCAGCGCGTGCGCCCAGGCTCGCCGGTCACCCCGGAAGAAACCCAGATGGCCAGCGAACAGACCCTCGCTGCCCTCGCCCAGCAGCGCCAGGCACTGGAGGCCAGCAACCCGGCGCCGAAGGTGGCGGGCAACAACGTGAAAGTCGCCAGCGCCCAGGCGCCACGCGGTTAA
- a CDS encoding TonB-dependent siderophore receptor, whose translation MRRLISPPRQALTFALLGASLALLAPLLPGAAVAQAANAQKTYAISSGPLSTVLGRFANAAGIVLSFDSQLTAGKQSAGLQGTYSVEQGFATLLAGTGLGVAPAEQGAYVLYPAETGNAVQLGATSVVGDGLGETTENTGAYTTGRTRTATKLGLSLRETPQSVSVVTRQVMNDHHLASIDDVVKFTPGLSSNHRDSERYTFYARGFQIQNFQYDGIPAQIANESQQFTSTLADMAIYDRVEVVRGATGLLSGAGTPSATLNLVRKRPTEDAQATVAGEVGSWDRYRTEADVSGPLTEAGNIRGRLVGVYETANSFVDWYKTDKRVMYGALDIDLSEDTLLRLSLDYQNNNADGVSFGHIPLFNSDGSATNFSRSFNPAARWSYLNNTQYNFTGMLEHKLANDWVAKAAYSHQYAYRRGVTGSASAGTPDPLTGSGVSMYINRLDSYQTQDNFDLYATGPFQLGGREHELVLGSNLAYTHLNYPTYERGFPAVDNIYEWDGNPHGKPHLAKTEESLSRLSQSGVYAAVRLKPYDPLSIILGSRVSWWNQKDDSSDDLTGEVTGRDRTKKSGVVTPYAGVVLDLNDTYSVYASWTQIFLPQTYYKTASNTSLDPLEGDNYELGIKGEFYDGALNASAALFEVKQKNTPQLVDDSGPQEIYRAIAGTTTRGIETEISGEVLPGWNLFGGYTYRESHDKEGNRVETNQPMNLFKLATTYRLPGDWNKLTVGGNMTWQSDIYAVNSDLGTKAHQRDYGVVGLLANYAFDEHLSLGLNLNNLFDKKYYDGLGTFSSGSYGEPRNLVANARWRF comes from the coding sequence ATGCGCCGCCTTATCTCACCACCCCGCCAAGCACTCACGTTTGCCTTGCTCGGCGCCTCGCTCGCCCTGCTTGCGCCGCTGCTACCCGGTGCAGCCGTGGCCCAGGCAGCCAACGCGCAGAAGACCTACGCCATCAGCAGCGGCCCGCTGAGCACGGTGCTCGGCCGCTTCGCCAACGCGGCCGGGATTGTGCTGTCGTTCGACAGCCAGCTCACTGCTGGCAAGCAAAGTGCCGGCCTGCAAGGCACCTACAGTGTCGAACAGGGCTTCGCCACTCTTCTGGCTGGCACCGGCCTGGGCGTTGCGCCTGCCGAGCAAGGTGCCTATGTGCTGTACCCAGCCGAAACCGGCAATGCCGTGCAGCTGGGCGCGACCAGTGTGGTGGGCGATGGCCTGGGCGAAACCACCGAGAACACCGGTGCCTACACCACCGGGCGTACCCGTACCGCAACCAAGCTGGGCCTGTCACTGCGCGAAACGCCGCAGTCGGTCAGCGTGGTCACGCGCCAGGTGATGAATGATCACCACCTGGCCTCGATCGACGATGTGGTGAAGTTCACACCGGGGCTTTCCAGCAACCATCGTGACAGCGAACGCTATACCTTCTACGCCCGCGGCTTCCAGATCCAGAACTTCCAGTACGACGGTATCCCTGCGCAAATCGCCAACGAGTCGCAGCAATTCACCAGTACCTTGGCCGACATGGCAATTTATGACCGAGTCGAAGTGGTACGAGGTGCCACCGGCCTGCTCAGTGGCGCAGGCACGCCGTCAGCCACGCTCAACCTGGTGCGCAAGCGGCCTACGGAGGATGCACAGGCGACGGTGGCTGGCGAAGTCGGTTCATGGGACCGCTACCGCACCGAGGCCGATGTCTCCGGGCCGCTCACCGAAGCCGGCAACATCCGTGGCCGCCTGGTCGGGGTGTACGAAACCGCCAACTCGTTCGTTGACTGGTACAAGACCGACAAGCGCGTGATGTACGGCGCCCTGGACATCGACCTGAGCGAAGACACCCTGCTGCGCCTGAGCCTCGACTACCAGAACAACAATGCCGACGGCGTCAGCTTCGGGCACATCCCTTTGTTCAACAGCGATGGCAGCGCAACAAACTTCTCGCGGTCGTTCAACCCGGCCGCACGCTGGAGCTACCTGAACAATACCCAGTACAACTTCACCGGCATGCTGGAGCACAAGCTGGCCAACGACTGGGTCGCCAAGGCCGCATACAGCCACCAGTACGCGTACCGCCGTGGCGTCACCGGCTCCGCCAGCGCCGGTACGCCCGACCCGCTTACCGGCAGCGGCGTATCGATGTATATCAACCGCCTGGACAGCTACCAGACCCAGGACAATTTCGACCTGTACGCCACCGGCCCCTTCCAGCTGGGTGGCCGCGAACATGAGCTGGTGTTGGGCAGCAACCTGGCCTACACCCACCTCAACTACCCCACCTACGAACGCGGCTTCCCTGCGGTCGACAACATCTATGAGTGGGATGGCAACCCCCATGGCAAACCGCACCTGGCCAAGACCGAAGAGAGCCTGTCACGCCTGAGCCAGTCCGGTGTCTACGCCGCCGTGCGCCTCAAGCCGTATGATCCGCTGTCGATCATCCTCGGCAGCCGGGTCAGCTGGTGGAACCAGAAGGACGACAGCAGCGATGATTTGACCGGCGAGGTCACTGGCCGCGACCGGACGAAGAAGTCCGGCGTGGTCACGCCCTACGCCGGTGTGGTGCTGGACCTGAACGACACGTATTCGGTGTACGCCAGCTGGACGCAGATTTTCCTGCCACAGACCTATTACAAGACCGCCAGCAATACCTCGCTGGACCCGCTCGAAGGCGACAACTACGAGCTTGGCATCAAGGGCGAGTTCTACGACGGCGCTTTGAACGCCAGCGCCGCACTGTTCGAAGTCAAACAGAAGAACACGCCGCAATTGGTGGATGACAGTGGCCCCCAGGAAATCTACCGGGCCATTGCCGGCACCACCACCCGCGGCATCGAGACGGAAATTTCCGGCGAGGTACTGCCAGGCTGGAATCTATTTGGCGGCTACACCTACCGCGAGTCCCACGACAAGGAGGGCAACCGCGTCGAGACCAACCAGCCGATGAACCTGTTCAAGCTGGCCACCACCTATCGCCTGCCCGGTGACTGGAACAAGCTGACAGTGGGCGGCAACATGACATGGCAAAGCGATATCTACGCGGTCAATTCAGACCTGGGCACCAAGGCGCACCAGCGTGACTATGGCGTGGTCGGGCTGCTGGCCAACTATGCCTTCGATGAACACCTGAGCTTGGGGCTGAACCTGAACAACCTGTTCGACAAGAAGTACTACGACGGCCTGGGCACGTTCAGCTCCGGCTCTTATGGTGAGCCACGCAACCTGGTGGCGAATGCCCGCTGGCGGTTCTGA
- a CDS encoding FecR domain-containing protein, whose protein sequence is MSPLPQRQALSAAAQWFARLGEAPADPDLQQRWQAWHAADPQHQWAWQRVAMLQAQLNQAQGALGHDVLERAGQQGPALQRRMLLKGLLLGAGLGALGWRGYRDAPAWLADVRTAIGEQRRLTLSDGSRLILNTGSAVDIAFSNDTRQLRLRAGEIFVETAADHRPFMVSTAEGHIRALGTRFSVRQQDHQTRVCVYQHAVVVNPINAGGEQTRLDSGHGLLFDKTRILQRMPLASTDAAWTEGQLVVDDWRLDHLLEELQRYRSGYLGCDTAVGHLRVSGAYSLTDLDLTLATVARSLPVKLVRHTRFWTRVEPLRGNA, encoded by the coding sequence GTGAGCCCGCTGCCCCAAAGACAGGCACTGAGCGCCGCCGCGCAGTGGTTTGCCCGGCTGGGCGAGGCCCCTGCCGACCCGGACCTGCAGCAACGCTGGCAGGCCTGGCATGCGGCCGACCCGCAGCACCAGTGGGCCTGGCAACGGGTGGCCATGTTGCAGGCTCAACTGAACCAAGCACAAGGCGCACTGGGCCATGACGTGCTGGAGCGTGCTGGCCAGCAGGGCCCGGCGCTGCAGCGGCGCATGCTGCTCAAGGGGCTGTTGCTGGGCGCGGGGCTTGGCGCCCTGGGCTGGCGCGGTTATCGCGATGCGCCGGCGTGGCTGGCCGATGTGCGCACCGCCATCGGCGAACAGCGCAGGTTGACGCTGAGTGACGGCAGCCGCCTGATCCTCAACACCGGCAGTGCGGTGGACATTGCCTTCAGCAACGACACCCGCCAGCTACGGCTGCGTGCCGGGGAGATCTTTGTCGAAACTGCCGCCGATCACCGCCCGTTCATGGTCAGCACTGCCGAAGGCCACATCAGGGCGCTGGGCACCCGGTTCAGCGTCAGGCAACAGGACCACCAGACCCGCGTATGCGTTTACCAGCATGCCGTCGTCGTGAACCCGATCAACGCGGGTGGCGAGCAAACCCGCCTGGACAGTGGCCATGGCCTGTTGTTCGACAAAACCCGCATCCTGCAACGCATGCCACTGGCCAGTACCGACGCGGCCTGGACCGAAGGCCAACTGGTGGTGGACGATTGGCGCCTGGATCACCTGCTCGAAGAATTACAGCGGTACCGCAGCGGCTACCTGGGCTGCGACACGGCCGTCGGCCACTTGCGGGTTTCCGGCGCCTATTCGCTCACCGATCTTGACCTGACCCTGGCTACCGTTGCCCGCTCGCTGCCGGTAAAGCTGGTGCGCCATACCCGCTTCTGGACACGCGTGGAGCCATTGAGAGGCAATGCCTGA
- a CDS encoding sigma-70 family RNA polymerase sigma factor gives MPDSLPSTGHSLAGLYANHHGWLVNWLRGRLQCSQQAADLAQDTFVRVLLADRSQPLLSELREPRHFLVTMARRVMIDSFRRRALEQAYLQLLAEQPEQYAISPEERWMLVETLQALDAMLEGLGKKVKQAFLLSQLRGLGYKDIAAQMGVSVSSVTKYIARATEHCLLFALEHAQ, from the coding sequence ATGCCTGACTCCCTCCCCTCGACCGGACACAGCCTGGCCGGCCTGTACGCCAACCACCATGGCTGGCTGGTGAACTGGCTGCGTGGCCGCCTGCAGTGTTCGCAGCAGGCCGCCGACCTGGCCCAGGACACGTTCGTGCGTGTACTGCTGGCCGACCGCAGCCAGCCTTTGCTCAGTGAACTGCGCGAGCCACGCCACTTTCTGGTCACCATGGCCAGGCGCGTGATGATTGACAGCTTCCGCCGCCGGGCACTGGAGCAGGCCTACCTGCAACTGTTGGCCGAACAGCCCGAACAGTATGCGATTTCCCCCGAGGAACGCTGGATGCTGGTAGAAACCCTGCAAGCACTGGATGCGATGCTTGAAGGCCTGGGCAAGAAGGTCAAGCAGGCGTTTCTGTTATCGCAGTTGCGTGGCCTGGGCTACAAGGACATCGCCGCCCAGATGGGCGTATCAGTCAGTTCGGTCACCAAGTACATTGCCCGCGCCACCGAGCACTGCTTGCTGTTTGCCCTGGAACACGCCCAGTGA